The following are encoded in a window of Manduca sexta isolate Smith_Timp_Sample1 chromosome 16, JHU_Msex_v1.0, whole genome shotgun sequence genomic DNA:
- the LOC115447590 gene encoding uncharacterized protein LOC115447590, which translates to MTAIGPEFYNFLSMLEENGDKISSGITLEQPPNFQFNNSTCSVCNGYYGPSFGEPVCVTCHAFLFPDFPSYLPTSYFCNEKTDDGDSGNDEPSDLNYSSDRRVNRLFPSIWYYRSSLDSETSPEDEASRASNSGPGASSSGASAGGSVTGVPVAGPDDQAGQGHPPPPPSLARSLQALSTPRPPENLAPGLVEQLPSEVLLCIFSYLDDMSLCACSTVCARWWRLVRARVAPRRWAAFTARRWPLYRHLTATIDWHKKYQSLVESCFCRNCLVQMCVQAQPSGEENAWRRNRLRIELKMLRNDPPEGIAATPLDPKCCHWQASILGPVGSPYEGGIFYLYIQVPYSYPMSPPVVRFLTKILHPNVSRHGDVGIDSVHHNWSLALTLSKVLISIQSLLTDPYTAVCMEPEVGEMYVRDRAKFESLARRWTWRYAMHDLFPY; encoded by the exons ATGACGGCGATTGGGCctgagttttataattttttgtcaatgCTCGAAGAAAACGGAGACAAAATATCCAGTGGAATTACATTAGAACAACCTCCTAATTTTCAGTTTAAT aactCTACATGCTCTGTTTGCAATGGATACTATGGCCCAAGCTTTGGTGAACCAGTGTGTGTGACATGCCATGCGTTTCTGTTCCCTGACTTTCCCTCTTATTTACCTACATCATACTTCTGCAATGAAAAGACAGATGATGGTGACTCGGGAAATGATGAGCCATCAGATCTGAACTATAGTTCAGATCGTAGAGTGAACAGATTGTTCCCTTCCATATGGTATTATAGG aGCTCTCTGGATAGCGAGACAAGTCCCGAGGATGAGGCCAGCCGTGCTAGTAACTCGGGGCCGGGAGCCAGCAGTAGCGGCGCCAGCGCGGGGGGCAGCGTCACTGGCGTACCCGTCGCGGGTCCCGATGACCAAGCGGGGCAGGGTCACCCGCCGCCCCCGCCTAGTCTAGCGCGCTCTTTGCAAGCCCTCTCTACTCCACGCCCACCTGAAAATCTTGCGCCTGGACTTGTAGAACAACTGCCATCAGAAG TGCTGCTGTGCATATTCAGCTACCTGGACGACATGTCTTTGTGCGCATGCTCGACGGTGTGCGCGCGCTGGTGGCGgctggtgcgcgcgcgcgtggcgccgCGACGCTGGGCCGCCTTCACCGCGCGCCGCTGGCCGCTCTACCGACATCTCACCGCCACCATCGACTGGCACAAG aagTACCAGTCTTTGGTTGAGTCGTGTTTCTGCCGCAACTGCCTTGTGCAGATGTGCGTGCAGGCGCAACCCTCCGGCGAGGAGAACGCCTGGCGCCGGAACAGGCTAAGGATCGAACTCAAG ATGTTACGCAACGACCCTCCCGAGGGCATAGCGGCCACTCCGCTAGACCCCAAGTGTTGTCACTGGCAGGCGAGCATCCTCGGCCCAGTCGGCTCGCCGTATGAGGGCGGAATATTCTACCTGTACATACAAGTCCCTTACTC ATACCCAATGAGTCCGCCCGTCGTTCGTTTCCTGACGAAGATCCTGCACCCGAACGTGTCCCGGCACGGCGACGTCGGTATTGACTCGGTGCATCACAACTGGTCGCTGGCACTGACGCTCAGCAAAGTCCTTATATCTATACAGAGCCTGCTCACAGACCCTTATACAGCG GTATGCATGGAGCCGGAGGTAGGCGAGATGTACGTGCGAGACAGAGCCAAGTTCGAGTCCCTGGCGCGCCGGTGGACGTGGCGATATGCTATGCACGACTTATTTCCATACTAG